The following is a genomic window from Tachyglossus aculeatus isolate mTacAcu1 chromosome 19, mTacAcu1.pri, whole genome shotgun sequence.
actaagacacagagaagttaagtgatttgcccaaggtcacgcggctgacaagtggcggagtgaagattcgaacccacgacctctgactcccaagcccgggctctttccactgagccatgaaaagataagcgacttgcccagagtcacatagctgacagttggtggagtgcagatttgaacccatgacctctgactccaaagcctgttctctttccactgaaccacgttgcttcttcaatctgtatttattgagtgctgtgtgcagagcactgtactaagcgcttggactgtactaagtgccatctGCGATCAATCACCATCAAAAACCAGGGAGCGCCAATAATCGATGGTCGTCTGCTACAGCCAGATCTCTACCAGTTTGAGCGTTTATCGGTGCATGCGGAtctgtggggatgaagactgtgagccttgggataataatgatggcatttactaagcgcttactatgtgcaaagcactgttctaagcactggggaggttacaagcaacgtggctcagtggaaagagcacgggctttggagttggaggtcatgggttcaaatcccactatgtcacttgtcaactgtgtgacttggagcaagtcacttaacttcagcgcttagaacagtgccagcgcttagaacagtgcttagcacatagtaaacgcttaaatgccattattattattattattattctcggtgcctcagttacctcatctgtaaaatggggattaagactgtgagccccccgtgggaaaacctgatcaccttgtagcctccccagcgcttagaacagtgttttgcacatagtaagcgcttaataaatgccatcattattacaaggtgatcaggttgtcccacgggggctcacagtcttgggatcAGAGAGGGTGGCCACAGGAAAAATGGTGCTTTCACCCTGCGCCGCAGTGAGAACTGTAACGATAATAATCCCAATGTGCCGCTTTTATctttccagagcactgttctcattcattcattcattcaatcgtagtttttgagcgcttactgtgtgcagagcactgtactaagcgcttgggaagtccaagttggcaacatagagagacggtccctacccaacaacaggctctcagtctagaggttccctcgtctgggaaatggggatgaagattgtgaaccccccatgggacaacctgttcaccttgtgtcctccccagcgcttggaacagtgctttgcacatggtgagcgcttaacaaataccaaaattattattattacatatttatcactctattttacttgtacatatctattttatttattttattttgttaatgtttggttttgttctctgtctcccccttctagaccgtgagcccgctgttgggtagggaccgtctctatatgttgccaacttggacttcccaagtgcttagtccagtgctctgcacacagtaagccctcaataaatacgattgattgattgattgatagaagggggagacagacaacaaaacatctcgttttatcctcccaacatccctgGGAAGCAGGGAGCGGAcaatattttctccccattttacagaggaggaaaacgaggctcagagagggaaagtggcttgcccaaacccAGCAGGCCAGGAGGGAGACTAGACTCTGGGTTTCCTGGCTCTCGGGTCCAAGcgcaaggcattcattcattcattcaatcaatcgtatttattgagcgcttaccgtgtgcagagcactgtactaagcgcttgggaagtccaagttggcaacatagagagacggtccctacccaacaacaggctctcagtctagaagttccctcgtctgggaaatggggatgaagattgtgagccccccatgggacaacctgttcaccttgtgtcctccccagcgcttggaacagtgctttgcacatggtaagcgcttaacaaataccaaaattattattattattacatatttatcactctattttacttgtacatatctattttatttattttattttgttaatgtttggttttgttctctgtctcccccttctagaccgtgagcccgctgttgggtagggaccgtctctatatcttgccaacttggacttcccaagcgcttagtacagtgctctgcacacagcaagcgctcaataaatatgattgattgatagaagggggagacagacatcaaaacatctcgttttatcctcccaacatccctgGGAAGCAGGGAGCGGAcgatattttctccccattttacagaggaggaaaacgaggctcagagagggaaagtggcttgcccaaacccAGCAGGCCAGAAGGGAGACTAGACTCTGGGTTTCCTGGCTCTCGGGTCCAAGcgcaaggcatcatcatcatcatcaaagcataTTTCCCTCACGAACCCAACCGAGGGACCCATCCGAGGTCAAAACTGGCCGCCGTTCCCGCTTCTTCACagacaacagcacctgtatatatgtttgcatgtatttattacgctatttattttatttgtacatatttattctatttatttaattttgttaatatgttttgttttattctctgtcttccccttctagactgtgagcccgctgttgggtagggaccggctctatatgttgccaacttggacttcccaagcgcttagtccagtgctctgcgcacagtaagcgctcaataaatacgattcaatgaatgaatgaatgaaaaggcgccAGCCCCTGCTGCCATCCTGCTCTGTGCTCCAGGGAGCCCGTTGTGGTCCAGAAGCtgcaatcccagctcggccacttacctgctgtgtgaccttgggcgagtcactgaacttctctgtgcctcaactccctcagctgtaaaatggggattgagactgtgagccctacatggtacagggaccgtgtccaacccagtttgcttgtatctatcattcattcattcaatcgtatttattgagcacttactgtgtgcagagcactggactaagcgcttgggaagtacaagttggcaacacatagagacggtccctacccaacagtgggctcacagtctagaagggggagacagacaacaaaacatattaacaaaataaaataaatggaataaatatgtacaaataaaatagagtaataaatacgtacaaacatatatatagtatatgtatatatatatgtatatatatatatatatatatatatatatatacaggtgcagtggggaggggaaggaggtaaggcgagggggtgggaggagaggaaggagggggctcagtctgggaaggcctcctggaggaggcgagctctcagtagggctttgaaggttagtacagtgcctggcacatagttagcgcttaacaaataccatcatcatcatcatcatcattattattaatcccatctGAGCCCTTATCCGAGAAtcccagggaaataataatagtaattgtattggttaagcgcttactatgtgccaagcactgtactaagcactggggtggatacaagcaaatcgggttggacacagtccctgtcccacatggagctcatactctcaatccttattttacaaatgaggtaactgaggcccagagaagtgaagtgacttgcccaaggccacagagcagatcagtggcagagttgggcttagaactaataataataataataatggcatttgttaagcgcttactatgtgcaaagcactgttctaagcactggggaggttacaaggtgatcaggctgtcccacgtggggctcgcagtcttcatccccctttaacagatgaggaaaatgaggcacagagaagttatgtaacttgcccaaggtcatcgagcagctgacaagtggcggagcgggattagaacccatgatctctgactccaaagccaggctccttccactgagccatgctgcttctcgactccttcgactctcaggcccctaCTTCATTCACTACGCCatggccatttatttatttatttatttatttgtacatatctattctatttattttattttgttaatatgtttggttttgttctctgtctcccccttctagactgtgagcccgctgttgggtagggaccatctctagatgttgccgacttgggcttcccaagctcttagtccagtgctctgcacacagtaagagctcaataaatacgattgaatgaatgaatgaataaatgaatgaataataataataataataataatgatggcatttgttaagcgcttactatgtgcaaagcactgttctaagcactggggaggatacaaggtgattaagttgtcccacgtggggctcacagtcaatccccattttacagatgaggtaactgaggctcagagaagttaagtgacttgcccaaggtcacacagcagacatgtggcggagccgggattcgaacccctgacctctgactccaaagcccgtgctctttccactgaatgaatgaatgccatcccaGGGGGCTTTCAGAGCTCCTGCTTGACCATGTAGATGAATGGGGAAGACCCCTCCTCCCTGCAGGACCCATTCCAGGACACTGGTGGCCAGATGGCTCTCTGGTcatgcctgtatatatgcatatatgtttgtacatatttattactctatttatttatttatttattttgcttgtacatatctattctatttattttattttgttagtatgcttggttttgttctctgtctcccccatttagactgtgagcccactgttgggtagggactgtctctatatgttgccaacttgtgcttcccaagcgcttagtacagtgctctgcacacagtaagcgctcaataaatacgattgattgattgattgattggtcgcggGTCGGGACAGGCTGGGCCCTGGGACTCCACCGTCTGATTCCCGCAGTGTTCCCCCAGACGGGCCCGTCACCGCGGGAAACCCGTGCCAAGCAGGGCAGAAGTGAAATCAGCCGCGGagcaggggtgggagtggggggtggggagatagggtgagagggaggagggattgggGCCTTGGGAGGAGGGTGAATTTTCCACTGGAGAGGTGATTTCTTATCAGGGCTCCGGTCGCCCTGCTCGGGAGCCAAAGTCAATAGCCTAAGCTATGACCGCAGTGAGGTGAGGGGTAGGAAGCCAAGGGGTCCCGAGTGGGCGGGCCGGGTTTGGAACGAGGATGAGCTCTGAGTTTCTCCGGCCCCGCTAGCTCTGGGTAACTCACGAGGGGcaggaggatcaatcaattaatcaatcaatcgtatttattgagcgcttactgtgtgcagagcgctgtactaagtgcttgggaagtccaagttggcaacctatagagacagtccctacccaacagtgggctcacagtctaaaagggggagacagagaacaaaaccaaacatactaacaaaataaaataaatagaatagatatgtacaagtaaaataaatagagtaataaatatgtacaaacatatatacaggtgctgtggggtggagggtgtcCCTCAACACATCTGCTTTTAGGAAAAAAGAAGCCCTTCAAAACCCAGAGAGTCTCCCGATGTGCCCAGACAGGACACTTGTCCCTGCTTCTAGGGAAGTGGCCACAGCAGCCAGAGCCACCAACAGTGGACCAGCTCGCGGACCCAATGCCAACCGGCTGACATCAACAAGCACCAAAGGGGAACACCTAGCTTAAACACTTACGCAAACTCTTCCCAAACAAATGGACCACTGAGGAGATGCCACTGGATCTCGAAGAagcccaccatcatcaccatcttccagAAGACAGGATAGAGCTCAGATGGTGGCAGTCCTCGGTGCAAAACGATATTCTCCATTGGCAGCAGGTTCCTAGCCAGAGTCCTCGTGGGCCAGCTACGGGAGAATTCCGCCGACTAGATATTCCCGGAACCACAGCGAGGCTTCAGGCTGCCCAGTGTGGCCCAGCGGACACCATCTTTGCCATTGCCAGACACAGGAAAAGAGCAGGGAAGAGCACTGAGacctctcacagtcttcataggcCCTGCGGAAACACATGCTACCTTAGATCACCAAGGTCTTGACTCTACTTCCCAGCGGCGTGGCGGGCCAGGTCAGCACAGGGTTAAAGCCCTTctcaaattccacctcttccagcaagccttccccccATTAATCATCCATATCCCGATTATTATCATCCCTCCAGTCTCCTGTTGCCCGTAAGCGTTTATTTCTACGTACTCCATCTCCAAAGGAGTAAATCGAAGATGGGTTTTGACTCTCTTTTGCTGGAAGATGCAACAAGGGCGAATACAACACCACAATCTGGGCACAGCACCCTCCCAGTTCAGTTGGGCACTTTCCGCCCaacaggcatccagtacagtgctccgcacacagacacACCGTACATAATGTTGAATAAAAAGGGGGCGAGAGGGATGAGGAAGAGAATGCAGGTGGACTTGGTTGAACAGCTCTGtgggtaccagagaagcagcggggctcagtggaaagagcccgggcttgggagtcagaggtcatgggttcgaatcccaactctgccacttgtctgtgtgaccacttaacttctctgtgcctcagttacctcatctgtaaaatggggattaaaactgtgagccccacgtgggccaactttatcaccttgtatccgccccagcgcttagaacagtgcttcacacatagtaagcgctcaacaaataccaccattattattattatatcaggagCCGCAATCCATATCCTGTATCCTTGTAGGTAGGATTCACTTAGTGCCCACTGGGCTGTGGTTGCTGCCCATCCTGTGTGGACTGACCACTCAGCCCCGTGGCTCCAAAAAAAAGAGGACCCCAgacggcccgtgctctttccactgggccatgctgatgTCCAGAAGGATGGACTGATGCTCCATCTtcccgactctagactgtagtctcattgtgggtagggaatgtgtctgtttactgttgtactgtactctcctaagagcttagtacagcgctctgcacacagtaagtgctcaataagtatgaatgaatgaatgatacgcaCATCCCAGGCTTCAGCCCCAGGCCACCAAGTCAATGTGTAACAGGAGCCTGAGCCCGCGCCTGCGCCGTTAGGGGCCCAGAGCCCCTGACGTCTGCCCGGAGGCCTCGGggtgggcgggggccgggggccactTGGTTACAGCCTGTCCCCGTCCATCCCCGGGTGATGAAACTCCCTGCTGGCCAGTTGGCCGGCCCAGATATAAGCTGGTCAGTGGAGGCGAGAGACAGGGACTAGGCCGCCAAGGCAGCGACGGTCTAGCCGCCTGAGTCGCCGACGAGTGGGGTCAGGTAACCTGGGGTcagggttggtgggggggtgggggcaggcactgtgctcaaCGCTGGGCCAGAGCCGGGAGAGCAGACCGGACTCGGCCCCCGTCCTACCCGCTTAGCCGGGAACCCCAGAGCTGGGCAATTTTTGGAGATAGAGCTGGTCTGACTGCAAATGGCAGGCTGGAGCTTCCGGGCACAGGGGCGACGCCAACCTCCCGCAGGGCCCTGGGCCTGGATTGGGTGGGCCCTAAGGGCTGACAACTAggggggccccgggggagggAGGTGTCAGCAAGCTggggggaggccgagggagatcagaggaggctgagggaggccGGGAGAACTTgggtttggaggaggtggggagagacctgCAGAGGTGAGGAGAGGCGGAGGGCAAGGAACACAACTTCTCCCGCGCAGACTGCAGGATCCTCTCCCGTGGCCACGCCAGGGTGGAAGGTGAGAACCCCTTTGAAGAGCCAGGACCGCTGCCCGGTGAGTCGTGACGGTCTGGGCCATGGAAACATGAACTCGGGCCCGGGATGGGCTGCGGCGCGACCCTCCCCTGGGCTCCCTCCGCTCACCCCAGTCCGCCAGGCCCAAACTCCTGTCACCCACCTCGTGGTCAGTGACGGACCATCCGACTCCCGTTTCTCCCCCCAGTGACCAGTACGGGCCGTATTAACACTCATGACTCTCTCTGCAGTGACTCATCACAGACTATGCTGTGCCCACTCCTACTTGGAGACTgtaaggcccttgtgggacagggactccatctgacctcattatcttaactgccccagcatttagtacagtgctgggcacggagtaaggacttaaccaataactacaattattattcctattattacagCCCACAcacctgactctccccccttctgcatcactgactctccctccagtgacccagcgtggACCACCCAACACCACTGTGTCTCCCCTACCCCATCTCCGATTCCTCCAGtgaccctgactctccctcccctcccctcccccagccctcgtTGTTGTTCTAGGAAAGCCGCAGCGGAGCCGCCCCTCCCGCCACCGGCATGGCCCGGACCGTGACCCTGCTGTGCCTGTTGGGCTTGGCCGCCGTGGTGGCCGGTGACCGGGTGTACGTCCACCCCTTCCACTTCCTTACCAATGACCCCGAGCGCTGCGCCAAGCCCAGTGACCCTGCCGCCGAGGCCCCCACGGGCGAGACCTTCGTCCCGGTCCCCATCCAGGCCAAGACGTCCCCGATGGATGAAGTGGCCCTGTGGGAGCGAGTGACCGCCGAGGTCAGGAGCCTGGGTCCGGAGGGCCGGGAGCGGGCGACCAGTGTGGCGGCGCTGCTCAACTTCCTGGGCTTCCGGCTGCGTCGGGCGCTGCGGGCGCTGCGGGATGGGCACGGTGAGGCCCACCAGGGCGAGCTCCTGGCCCCCGCGGCTATCTTCGGCTCCCTGGCCTCCCTGCACCTGGGAGCCTCCGGGACCACTGCCAGCGACCTGCAGGCGCTGCTGGGGGTCCCTCAGGAGGACGGGGGCTGTACCACCCAGCTGGACGGGGAGAAGGTCCTCGCCGTCCTGCGGGCCGTCATGGGGCTCTTCCTGGCTGGGGAGGCCGGTGGGGTCCGTGCGGGAGACCCCCACCTGCGGCTGTCCACCCTGGTTGGCCTCTTCACCTCGCCGGGGCTGCGTCTGTGCGAGGCCTTCTTCCAGAGCCTGCAGCCCGCCGCCGCCATCACCTACGCCCGCTCCTTGGACTTGGCCACTGACCCGGGCCTGGCCGCAGAGAGGGTCGACCGCTTCGTCGGGGCCGTGAGTGGCTGGCCCAGGAGGCTCTCGCCGACCCCCAGCTGCCCCGATGACACCCTCCTCTTCAATACTTACATCCGCTTCCAAGGTAAGGCTTCAGGGGTCCCAAGTCCCCGCCACACCCATTTCCCACCGCCCCTGGTGGGGCTGGGTCTGTTCTCCCCATTGAACgggggaggagactgaggcccagagaggagaaacGACTCGTCTGGTGTCTCCCGGCAGACCAGGGGCACGTTGGGACTAGAACCTCGGGCCCCCCAACTGCCAGCCTCGGCTggtatcccagagaagcagcgtggctcagtggaaagagcacgggctttggagtcagaggccgcgggttcaaattccagctccgtcaattgtcagctgtgggactttgggcaagtcacttaacttctctatgcctcagtttcctcatctgtaaaatgggggttaagactgtgagcccccccgggacaacctgatcatcaccttgtaaccaccccagcgcttagaacagtgctttgcacacagtaagcacttaataaatgccattattattatcattattattattaaaccgggGCACAGACCAAATGGCAAGGCCCGCAGTTTCAGgacctcatcctgtcccgtccgtCGTGACCCGATCTGATCCGACCTGGTTCGGCCCGGCTTTCTCTGTGTGCAGCCACTCTCTCTCAAACTAAAGCCGGAACCCGGCTGCTGGCCCTAGAACACAGccctggaaagcagtgtggcctagtggaaagagcacaggcttggaagtcagaagacctgggttctaatcccggctctgccactcgtctgctatgtgatcctgggctagtcacttcacttctctatgccccagtttcctcatctgtcaaatagggattaaatcctagacCCTCCtactaacactgtgagccctacgtgggacaagggcagcgttcaacttgattatcttacgtCTACCTCAACGCTTACAGCAGTGCCTAACAAAGcattgcttaataagtaccataaaacaaaccaaataaaaaaaaccaGCTGGGCGTTCCCTCCTCCAGACCAGCGCTGCTTGGGCAGGTCAGTCTGACCCTCTGCCAGGTAAGAAGACCAGTTTCTCGCGGACTCCCGGCCGGCCCTCCCTGACTCTggctctctgggctgcagttgaAAGCTCCGAGCGCCTGAAGGTGCACTGGAGGGGGGGATCGGATCCCCATCTTGGCTCAGGCTTTAGGACACGGGAGACCCCCACCACGCCCCAAGATCCGAGGGCACGATTGCCAGGGACTGACCCACATGCCTTTCCAGCGGCGATCGGCGGCGCATCCCGGCTGGCACAGCCCCAGGCCTTCCAGGTGAACCGCACCTCCCATGAGCTGGTCCCCACGCTCTCGGTGACCGGCACCTTCCAGTACTGGCGCGACGACGCGAACAACTTCACCGTCGTGCGGGTGCCTCTGGGAGCCAATGCACGCCTGTTGCTGGTGCAGCCAGACCCTGGCACGGCCCCGGAGCAGGTGGAGGCCCAACTGTGGACCAGTGATTTCCCGCTGTGGCTCAACCGCCTGGAGCCTAGGTATGGTGGGGGTGGGACGGGATGCCGGAGccactgctcttcccactccACAGGTCTGGGGGGCAGATGGGAGAATCTGGGGCCCTGCCTCTGCTGCCACCCATCCCCGGCTCCTTCGACACTTTCCAACTGGACGCCCAGGGTGGGAACAAGTGGGGCAAAGGACCCGGAGCGGGTGCACGTGGAGGAAAGGATCGGATCCCTGAACCCACTAGGGGCTCGCAGTCGAAGAATCAGAGAGAAGGGGTATCattccccgctttacagatgaggaaaccaaggcccagcaCAGCTAAGTGCCTAGCCCTAGGTCCTGCAGAGGGCTGGTGGTGGCACAGGCCTTTTCTTCTCTTACTGCCTCGACACTACCCCCACAGGTCCTGTCCCGAGGCTATTCCAGCCCCGCTCCTCACCCCGCCACAGCAGGCCTCTAAGCTCCTGGATTACTTCGGAATTCTGCCTCTTCAGCCCACGTGCCCTAGGATAGAGCAGACACCTAAACTCCCGGGCTTGGAGGCAGCTTTGGGGCCCCGTGCAACTCACCCCACCTGCCAGGGGCTCCCACTACCTCCGTGacatcctcttccccacccacggCGGGGCCACAATCAGTTGCAAAAACCTGGATGGGGTGGGTGTCCTGTCCAGGGCCGTGCACCTGACGCTGCCCAGGCTGACGATGGAGAGCGCCGTGAACCTGCAGGACCTGCTGGCCCTCTCCAAACTTCCCCATCTGCTGGACCGCAAGGCCAACTTCAGTGCAATCAGCGAGGACGACGTCCGCCTCggcaaggtacccctctgaccgCCGCCCCCCCCGCGTGGGCACCTGCTGACTGTCCACCCCCCAAGTCTGGGGGGTCCTGGGGATGGTTGTAAAGGGGGTTGTTGGGCTGAGGTCCCCAGCTGTGGGGTCAAAGTCACTGGTTCCCCCACAGCTGTCAGGGATGGGCGCAGCCTCGCTCATCCCGGTGCTCTGACCAGATCTGAGTTTCCAAGCGGCGCACGATCCTGTCCACTCTCTCTAGG
Proteins encoded in this region:
- the AGT gene encoding angiotensinogen — its product is MARTVTLLCLLGLAAVVAGDRVYVHPFHFLTNDPERCAKPSDPAAEAPTGETFVPVPIQAKTSPMDEVALWERVTAEVRSLGPEGRERATSVAALLNFLGFRLRRALRALRDGHGEAHQGELLAPAAIFGSLASLHLGASGTTASDLQALLGVPQEDGGCTTQLDGEKVLAVLRAVMGLFLAGEAGGVRAGDPHLRLSTLVGLFTSPGLRLCEAFFQSLQPAAAITYARSLDLATDPGLAAERVDRFVGAVSGWPRRLSPTPSCPDDTLLFNTYIRFQAAIGGASRLAQPQAFQVNRTSHELVPTLSVTGTFQYWRDDANNFTVVRVPLGANARLLLVQPDPGTAPEQVEAQLWTSDFPLWLNRLEPRAVHLTLPRLTMESAVNLQDLLALSKLPHLLDRKANFSAISEDDVRLGKVMNKILFELTESGAEAPEEPTQAPVGSEPLEVTLNRPFLLAVYEQVTKALLFLGRATDPLRGV